The Arachis hypogaea cultivar Tifrunner chromosome 16, arahy.Tifrunner.gnm2.J5K5, whole genome shotgun sequence genome contains a region encoding:
- the LOC140180000 gene encoding secreted RxLR effector protein 161-like — protein sequence MLYIKFVEPGDILIVCLYVDDLIFTGNNLKIITQFREAMIKHFEMTDMGLMSYFLGIEVVQKDDGIFISQKKYANDILKKFQMEHSKPVPTSVEEKFKLLREDKGRAVNPTYYKSLIGSLRYLTATRPDIVFGVGLLSRFMEEPCTNHLQAAKRILRYIKGTLNDGIYYENTNEVNLVGYTDSDWAGDIETRKSTSGFVFHFGSGVISWPSKKQPVVALSTAEAEYIAAASCATQAV from the coding sequence ATGCTTTATATCAAGTTCGTTGAACCTGGAGATATCTTGATCGTGTGtctttatgttgatgatttaattTTTACTGGCAACAATTTGAAGATAATTACACAATTCAGGGAGGCTATGATAAAGCACTTTGAAATGACAGATATGGGTTTAATGTCTTACTTTCTTGGCATTGAAGTGGTTCAAAAAGATGATGGTATTTTCATTTCTCAGAAGAAATatgcaaatgatattttgaagaaatttcagATGGAACATTCAAAACCAGTTCCTACTTCAGTCGAAGAGAAGTTCAAGTTGCTAAGAGAAGATAAAGGAAGAGCAGTAAATCCCACATACTACAAAAGCTTGATTGGAAGTCTGAGGTACTTAACTGCAACTAGACCAGATATTGTGTTTGGAGTTGGTTTGCTTAGTAGATTTATGGAGGAGCCTTGTACCAACCATTTGCAAGCGGCAAAACGTATTCTTCGATATATCAAAGGTACTTTAAATGATggtatttattatgaaaatactAATGAAGTAAATCTTGTCGGTTACACTGATAGTGATTGGGCCGGAGatatagaaacaagaaaaagtacttCAGGATTTGTATTTCATTTTGGTTCTGGTGTAATTTCATGGCCGTCAAAAAAACAACCAGTAGTAGCACTCTCTACAGCAGAAGCAGAATATATAGCAGCAGCAAGTTGTGCAACGCAAGCAGTTTGA
- the LOC112758697 gene encoding kinetochore protein NUF2 homolog isoform X1, translating into MATSKYEYPTLSRPEIITTLAQLQIANMIEQDFIHPNPDLIFELYTRLLIHLDFLEEENEQLDFEAVSNFDDPELHMESIRATKLYYKIKEVLAILECPRRIVFTFADLLMPDTQRTEFFIGSIVNFVLYREGKLVEISKIGDEVSALEEQRINLEENEIPQVKSEISNLNEAREKEMAVVQEVDAKVAELRNTIMTLNKNQMSLRTTLKKSKDQAEEMDAKISNAEFTLSQNAQENENLRSKIAQSPDKIQRALEEKKLAREEAMKAERLAMQTFHEKTSLLEVYSKVGKKMSKHYKQMLAIKEQVNSAKSVEKELKALKAKLSDEQVLEKSLESKLAEKQSKVLQMEETKRQVEKECTIMQEKSIKYLNGITSDVEYKKRDIETRRRNVEAVLEEVDATNGKMKSVKESGAAKVELLGHKSEEIIEEFRKYVNSIARVVESGPEGVGVDI; encoded by the exons ATGGCGACGTCGAAGTACGAGTACCCAACGCTTTCGAGACCAGAGATAATCACAACCTTAGCGCAATTGCAGATTGCCAACATGATTGAGCAAGACTTCATCCACCCAAACCCTGACTTGATCTTCGAACTCTATACACGCCTCCTCATCCACCTCGACTTTCTTGA GGAAGAGAATGAGCAGCTTGATTTTGAAGCGGTGTCGAATTTCGATGATCCTGAACTTCACATGGAGTCCATCCGCGCTACAAAACTGTACTACAAGATTAAGGAGGTGCTGGCCATACTCGAGTGCCCTAGGAGAATTGTGTTCACGTTCGCTGATCTCCTTATGCCGGACACTCAGCGCACCGAGTTTTTCATCGGCTCTATTGTCAATTTTGTTCTCTATAG GGAAGGGAAATTGGTTGAGATATCAAAAATTGGAGACGAAGTCAGCGCTCTGGAGGAGCAGCGAATAAATTTGGAGGAGAATGAGATTCCTCAG GTGAAATCAGAGATTTCCAACTTGAATGAAGCTAGGGAAAAAGAGATGGCTGTTGTTCAGGAGGTTGATGCAAAGGTTGCGGAACTTCGTAACACTATCATGACCCTTAATAAAAATCAGATGTCACTGAGGACTACTTTAAAGAAGTCAAAGGACCAGGCAGAAGAAATGGATGCGAAG ATTTCTAATGCTGAATTTACACTGTCACAAAATGCTCAAGAAAATGAGAATCTACGTTCAAAAATTGCCCAATCACCTGACAAAATTCAG AGGGCTTTAGAAGAGAAGAAATTAGCTCGAGAAGAGGCAATGAAAGCTGAAAGGTTGGCAATGCAAACTTTTCATGAGAAGACTTCTCTCCTTGAAGTTTATTCCAAG GTTGGCAAGAAAATGTCAAAGCACTACAAGCAAATGCTGGCTATAAAGGAACAG GTAAATTCTGCTAAATCGGTTGAAAAGGAGCTTAAAGCTTTGAAAGCTAAACTTAGCGATGAACAAGTATTGGAGAAGTCCCTTGAGTCCAAATTGGCTGAAAAACAAAGTAAAG TTTTGCAGATGGAAGAAACGAAAAGGCAGGTAGAGAAAGAGTGCACTATTATGCaggaaaaatcaataaaataccTAAATGGTATAACATCCGATGTGGAATATAAGAAACGTGACATCGAAACAAGACGGAGAAATGTTGAGGCCGTGTTAGAAGAG GTGGATGCTACAAATGGTAAAATGAAGTCAGTAAAGGAATCTGGAGCTGCTAAAGTGGAACTGTTAGGTCACAAGTCTGAAGAGATAATCGAAGAG TTTCGAAAGTATGTAAACTCGATTGCACGTGTGGTTGAATCTGGGCCAGAAGGCGTTGGTGTTGATATTTAA
- the LOC112758360 gene encoding uncharacterized protein isoform X1: MAEDDSDRPLRIMNFVSEDQLVEAKRTRGERVEDGTAQRDRPLYEILKENKDKKDAEFNERFKHRPPKALDEDETEFLDNYESTRREYERKVADAEAEELRSFQAAVAAQSNFVHEIKERAPLPMVQEEKSAGVKKNPSSRPLSMIIKVKPQAKKAKADEKNAEKVSKAETTLENDDSEPQAKKSKIDGANADVSRAETTTEHDKPKSSDPAQSLNALVSYSDESDEDL; this comes from the exons ATGGCTGAAGATGACTCCGATCGCCCTCTCAGGATTATGAACTTCGTCTCCGAGGACCAA CTGGTGGAGGCTAAACGAACAAGGGGAGAACGAGTCGAAGATGGAACTGCTCAGAGGGATAGACCTCTCTACGAG attctaaaggagaataAAGATAAGAAGGATGCGGAGTTTAATGAAAGGTTTAAGCACA GACCACCTAAAGCTTTAGATGAAGATGAGACTGAGTTTCTTGATAACTATGAATCA ACTAGGAGAGAATATGAACGGAAAGTAGCAGATGCGGAAGCTGAAGAATTACGTAGCTTTCAG GCAGCGGTGGCAGCACAATCCAATTTTGTGCATGAAATTAAGGAAAGAGCCCCTTTACCTATGGTTCAG GAAGAAAAGTCTGCTGGAGTAAAGAAGAATCCGTCCTCGCGTCCATTAAGCATGATTATAAAAGTCAAGCCTCAAGCTAAAAAGGCCAAGGCGGATGAAAAAAATGCTGAAAAAGTTTCAAAAGCGGAAACCACTCTCGAGAATGATGATAGTGAACCCCAAGCTAAAAAGTCCAAGATAGATGGAGCAAATGCTGATGTTTCTAGAGCTGAAACTACTACTGAACATGATAAGCCTAAGTCTTCAGACCCAGCACAATCATTAAATGCCCTTGTTTCCTACAGTGACGAAAGTGATGAGGACTTGTAA
- the LOC112758697 gene encoding kinetochore protein NUF2 homolog isoform X2, whose translation MESIRATKLYYKIKEVLAILECPRRIVFTFADLLMPDTQRTEFFIGSIVNFVLYREGKLVEISKIGDEVSALEEQRINLEENEIPQVKSEISNLNEAREKEMAVVQEVDAKVAELRNTIMTLNKNQMSLRTTLKKSKDQAEEMDAKISNAEFTLSQNAQENENLRSKIAQSPDKIQRALEEKKLAREEAMKAERLAMQTFHEKTSLLEVYSKVGKKMSKHYKQMLAIKEQVNSAKSVEKELKALKAKLSDEQVLEKSLESKLAEKQSKVLQMEETKRQVEKECTIMQEKSIKYLNGITSDVEYKKRDIETRRRNVEAVLEEVDATNGKMKSVKESGAAKVELLGHKSEEIIEEFRKYVNSIARVVESGPEGVGVDI comes from the exons ATGGAGTCCATCCGCGCTACAAAACTGTACTACAAGATTAAGGAGGTGCTGGCCATACTCGAGTGCCCTAGGAGAATTGTGTTCACGTTCGCTGATCTCCTTATGCCGGACACTCAGCGCACCGAGTTTTTCATCGGCTCTATTGTCAATTTTGTTCTCTATAG GGAAGGGAAATTGGTTGAGATATCAAAAATTGGAGACGAAGTCAGCGCTCTGGAGGAGCAGCGAATAAATTTGGAGGAGAATGAGATTCCTCAG GTGAAATCAGAGATTTCCAACTTGAATGAAGCTAGGGAAAAAGAGATGGCTGTTGTTCAGGAGGTTGATGCAAAGGTTGCGGAACTTCGTAACACTATCATGACCCTTAATAAAAATCAGATGTCACTGAGGACTACTTTAAAGAAGTCAAAGGACCAGGCAGAAGAAATGGATGCGAAG ATTTCTAATGCTGAATTTACACTGTCACAAAATGCTCAAGAAAATGAGAATCTACGTTCAAAAATTGCCCAATCACCTGACAAAATTCAG AGGGCTTTAGAAGAGAAGAAATTAGCTCGAGAAGAGGCAATGAAAGCTGAAAGGTTGGCAATGCAAACTTTTCATGAGAAGACTTCTCTCCTTGAAGTTTATTCCAAG GTTGGCAAGAAAATGTCAAAGCACTACAAGCAAATGCTGGCTATAAAGGAACAG GTAAATTCTGCTAAATCGGTTGAAAAGGAGCTTAAAGCTTTGAAAGCTAAACTTAGCGATGAACAAGTATTGGAGAAGTCCCTTGAGTCCAAATTGGCTGAAAAACAAAGTAAAG TTTTGCAGATGGAAGAAACGAAAAGGCAGGTAGAGAAAGAGTGCACTATTATGCaggaaaaatcaataaaataccTAAATGGTATAACATCCGATGTGGAATATAAGAAACGTGACATCGAAACAAGACGGAGAAATGTTGAGGCCGTGTTAGAAGAG GTGGATGCTACAAATGGTAAAATGAAGTCAGTAAAGGAATCTGGAGCTGCTAAAGTGGAACTGTTAGGTCACAAGTCTGAAGAGATAATCGAAGAG TTTCGAAAGTATGTAAACTCGATTGCACGTGTGGTTGAATCTGGGCCAGAAGGCGTTGGTGTTGATATTTAA
- the LOC140180001 gene encoding uncharacterized protein: MANTFNIVWSGPKVDGKLDYSLQEGADAAQQRRYQLALSQIHQGVDYTVFGKITNAKSAKEAWNTLKLSYKGVDKVQKAKLQYLRREYERYEMSSSETVEQYFTRVTDLVNKIRVYGEDMSDSKVVEKILHTMPMKYDHVVTTILESHDMDTMTIAELQGTMKSHISRILEKSEKSIEEALKSLVNLNNVAESSHTQVGQGRGFNFQSRGRGSFRCRGPGNYNQESYNNFTPPNQGRGGTNFRPINRGRGRGNFYQERTNFNCFYCGKYGHKAAYCRFKMVNNNQAHVAENQNQNANDNPDDSVKLLLKFGNSTKIPVEGKGHIPIRLKDGSLSYISDVFYAPELDYNLLSMGQLSEKGYKMITYHGYCTVFDNNRRCLTKIVRDKTPEEAWSGKRPSIHHFRIFGCIAYAHVPDQLRKKLDDKGEKYIFIGYSTDSKAYKLYNPKTKKVIISRDVTFDEKDLWDWNTKTKKQLTIIPNTCDEVEEMQPDTTEQPKSSRRPQRERRLPARLADYEVGNDNDPSDEEIINFALFSDCEPLNFEKASKDNNWKKAMDEEIHAIKKNDTWELTDLPTDKKPIGVKWVYKTKYKPNGEVDCFKARLVAKGYKQKPGIDYFEVFAPVARLDTIRMIISLSRQNKWKIHQMDVKSAFLNGTLEEEVYVEQPAGYEVLGEEDKFYKLKKSLVRVKASTKSVVQED; encoded by the exons ATGGCAAACACCTTCAATATTGTGTGGTCTGGTCCCAAGGTAGATGGGAAACTTGATTATA GTTTGCAAGAAGGAGCAGATGCTGCCCAACAGAGGAGATATCAATTGGCGCTATCTCAAATTCACCAAGGAGTAGATTATACGGTGTTTGGCAAAATTACAAATGCCAAAAGTGCAAAAGAAGCATGGAACACATTGAAGCTGTCATATAAAGGCGTAGATAAAGTTCAGAAAGCAAAGCTACAGTATTTgagaagagaatatgaaaggtATGAGATGTCTAGCTCAGAAACCGTTGAGCAATATTTTACTCGTGTTACAGATCTCGTCAATAAGATAAGAGTCTATGGAGAAGATATGTCCGATAGCAAAGTGGTGGAGAAAATTCTTCACACCATGCCGATGAAGTATGACCATGTGGTGACTACGATACTAGAGTCCCACGATATGGACACCATGACGATTGCAGAGTTGCAAGGAACCATGAAAAGTCACATCAGCAGAATATTGGAGAAGTCAGAAAAATCAATTGAGGAAGCCCTGAAAAGTCTAGTGAATTTAAACAATGTTGCAGAATCAAGTCATACACAAGTAGGACAAGGTCGTGGTTTTAATTTTCAAAGTAGAGGCAGAGGAAGTTTCAGATGTAGAGGTcctggcaattacaaccaagaaAGTTATAATAATTTTACACCACCTAATCAAGGAAGAGGTGGAACGAATTTCAGGCCTATCAACCGAGGAAGAGGTCGAGGCAATTTTTATCAAGAAAGAACCAATTTTAACTGCTTTTATTGTGGAAAGTATGGACATAAAGCAGCATATTGCAGATTCAAAATGGTGAATAACAATCAAGCACACGTTgcagaaaatcagaatcaaaatgcTAATGATAATCCGG aTGATTCAGTTAAACTATTATTGAAGTTTGGTAATAGTACAAAGATCCCTGTTGAAGGAAAAGGGCACATACCAATTAGATTGAAGGATGGTTCTCTGAGTTATATTTCTGATGTTTTCTATGCTCCTGAACTTGATTACAATTTATTGAGTATGGGGCAATTATCTGAGAAGGGATATAAGATGATAACTTATCATGGATATTGCACTGTGTTTGACAACAACAGAAG GTGTCTAACAAAAATTGTTCGTGATAAAACTCCAGAGGAAGCTTGGAGTGGAAAGCGGCCTTCCATTCATCATTTCAGAATCTTTGGGTGTATTGCTTATGCCCACGTACCAGATCAATTAAGGAAGAAGTTAGATGACAAAGGCGAGAAGTATATCTTTATTGGCTATAGCACAGACTCAAAAGCATACAAGTTGTACAATccaaaaacaaagaaagtaatcatTAGCAGAGACGTGACGTTCGACGAGAAAGACTTGTGGGACTGGAACACAAAGACAAAAAAGCAGCTGACTATAATTCCAAATACATGTGATGAAGTAGAAGAAATGCAACCTGACACAACCGAACAACCAAAATCATCTAGAAGACCTCAAAGAGAGCGGAGACTACCTGCTAGATTAGCAGATTATGAAGTTGGCAATGACAACGATCCGTCCGATGAAGAAATCATAAACTTTGCtctattttcagattgtgagccGTTGAACTTTGAAAAAGCCTCTAAAGACaacaattggaagaaagcaatggatGAGGAGATTCATGCCATTAAGAAGAATGACACATGGGAGCTAACTGATTTACCAACAGATAAGAAGCCGATTGGAGTAAAGTGGGTTTACAAAACTAAGTACAAACCCAACGGTGAAGTTGATTGTTTCAAAGCAAGATTAGTTGCTAAGGGATACAAGCAAAAGCCAGGTATCGATTATTTTGAAGTATTTGCTCCTGTTGCAAGATTAGACACTATTCGTATGATTATTTCACTCTCGCGTCAAAATAAGTGGAagatacatcaaatggatgttaagtctgCATTTCTAAATGGCACTTTAGAAGAAGAAGTGTATGTCGAGCAACCTGCAGGATATGAAgttcttggagaagaagataAATTTTACAAGTTGAAAAAAAGCCTTGTACGGGTTAAAGCAAGCACCAAGAGCGTGGTACAAGAAGATTGA
- the LOC112758360 gene encoding uncharacterized protein isoform X2, which yields MAEDDSDRPLRIMNFVSEDQLVEAKRTRGERVEDGTAQRDRPLYEILKENKDKKDAEFNERFKHSECSASIEYTRREYERKVADAEAEELRSFQAAVAAQSNFVHEIKERAPLPMVQEEKSAGVKKNPSSRPLSMIIKVKPQAKKAKADEKNAEKVSKAETTLENDDSEPQAKKSKIDGANADVSRAETTTEHDKPKSSDPAQSLNALVSYSDESDEDL from the exons ATGGCTGAAGATGACTCCGATCGCCCTCTCAGGATTATGAACTTCGTCTCCGAGGACCAA CTGGTGGAGGCTAAACGAACAAGGGGAGAACGAGTCGAAGATGGAACTGCTCAGAGGGATAGACCTCTCTACGAG attctaaaggagaataAAGATAAGAAGGATGCGGAGTTTAATGAAAGGTTTAAGCACAGTGAGTGTTCAGCCAGCATTGAATAT ACTAGGAGAGAATATGAACGGAAAGTAGCAGATGCGGAAGCTGAAGAATTACGTAGCTTTCAG GCAGCGGTGGCAGCACAATCCAATTTTGTGCATGAAATTAAGGAAAGAGCCCCTTTACCTATGGTTCAG GAAGAAAAGTCTGCTGGAGTAAAGAAGAATCCGTCCTCGCGTCCATTAAGCATGATTATAAAAGTCAAGCCTCAAGCTAAAAAGGCCAAGGCGGATGAAAAAAATGCTGAAAAAGTTTCAAAAGCGGAAACCACTCTCGAGAATGATGATAGTGAACCCCAAGCTAAAAAGTCCAAGATAGATGGAGCAAATGCTGATGTTTCTAGAGCTGAAACTACTACTGAACATGATAAGCCTAAGTCTTCAGACCCAGCACAATCATTAAATGCCCTTGTTTCCTACAGTGACGAAAGTGATGAGGACTTGTAA
- the LOC112759018 gene encoding ABC transporter B family member 21 has translation MGRENGYKRDDETSSSENQKETVPYFKLFSFADSTDILLMIVGTIAAIGNGMGMPLMTLIFGQMANVFADNLYSEDIVNQVSKISLKFVYLAIGIGVAAFLQVVCWMVTGERQAARIRGLYLKTILRQDIAFFDKETNTGEVIGRMSGDTVLIQDAMGEKVGKFVQLIATFVGGYVISFVRGWLLTLVLLSALPILAIAGAALAITIEKMATIGQNAYAKAAHVVEQTIGSIRTVASFTGEKQAVSSYEKRLEDAYKSGVSEGIAAGMGFGVVTCVIFCGYALAVWYGSKMIMEKGYNGGMVVNVMVAALSASMSLGEASPCLSAFASGKAAAYKMFQTIERKPEIDAYDPTGKTLEDIHGDIELRDVYFSYPARPEELIFNGFSLHIPSGTTAALVGQSGSGKSTVISLIERFYDPQAGEVLIDGINIREFQVRWIRGKVGLVSQEPVLFACSIKDNIAYGKEGATIEEIKVATELANAANFIDKLPQGLETMVGEHGTQLSGGQKQRIAIARAILKDPRILLLDEATSALDAESERIVQEALDRIMINRTTVIVAHRLSTVRNADMIAVIHTGKMVEKGTHVELVKDPEGAYSQLIRLQEIREDDSLKNADNQNKSELSKSKRWSFQRSESSAGSSSRHSTSFGLSTGANILDPKVETPREEDVPSQEVPLWWLFSLNKPEIPVLLMGSITATANGAIWPVFGLLLSSAIKTFYEPFNELKKDSRFWALMFMTLGLASLIALIARGYFFSVAGHKLIQRIRLLCFEKVINMEVSWFDEADHSSGAIGSRLSTDATSVRALVGDALGLLVQNIATACTGLIIAFVASWQLALIIVVIAPLVGLNGYVQMKFLKGFSSDAKRMYEEASQVANDAVGSIRTVASFCAEEKVMEFYKKKCEGPRKTGIRQGLISGIGFGVSFFLLYCVYATCFYAGARFVKDGKASFSDVLRVFFALTMAANAISQSSSLAPDSSKAKSAAASIFGLLDMKSKIDPSDESGTTLENVHGEIKFRHVGFKYPSRPDIQIFRDLSLTIHSGKTVALVGESGSGKSTVIALLQRFYDPDFGQITLDGIEIQKLQLKWLRQQIGLVGQEPVLFNDTIRANIAYGKGGNATEAEVIQVAELANAHGFISALQQGYDTVVGERGIQLSGGQKQRVAIARAIIKSPKILLLDEATSALDAESERVVQDALDKVIVNRTTVVVAHRLSTIKNADVIAVVKDGVIVEKGRHETLISMEDGFYASLVQLHYSASTA, from the exons ATGGGGCGTGAGAACGGTTACAAACGTGATGATGAGACAAGTTCATCAGAGAACCAAAAAGAAACAGTTCCATACTTCAAGCTGTTCTCGTTTGCAGATTCCACTGACATCTTGTTGATGATTGTTGGGACCATTGCCGCCATTGGAAATGGTATGGGAATGCCTCTCATGACATTAATATTTGGCCAAATGGCAAACGTCTTCGCTGATAACCTGTACAGTGAAGATATTGTCAACCAAGTTTCCAAG ATCAGTCTGAAATTTGTGTACTTGGCAATAGGCATAGGTGTTGCAGCATTCCTTC AGGTGGTATGTTGGATGGTGACAGGGGAAAGACAAGCTGCAAGAATAAGGGGTTTGTACTTGAAGACTATTCTAAGACAAGATATTGCTTTCTTTGATAAAGAGACAAACACTGGTGAGGTCATAGGTAGAATGTCAGGTGACACAGTCCTTATTCAAGATGCCATGGGTGAGAAG GTTGGGAAATTTGTGCAGTTAATTGCAACATTTGTTGGAGGGTATGTGATATCATTTGTCAGAGGGTGGCTTCTAACTCTTGTCTTGTTGTCTGCTCTTCCAATTCTCGCTATAGCTGGCGCAGCTTTGGCCATCACCATAGAAAAGATGGCAACCATAGGTCAAAATGCTTATGCAAAAGCAGCACATGTAGTTGAACAGACAATAGGTTCTATAAGAACA GTTGCATCCTTCACTGGGGAAAAGCAAGCAGTATCTAGTTATGAAAAACGTCTTGAAGATGCATACAAATCAGGAGTTAGCGAAGGCATAGCAGCTGGAATGGGTTTTGGTGTTGTTACCTGTGTCATTTTTTGCGGTTATGCTTTGGCTGTATGGTATGGTTCAAAGATGATAATGGAAAAAGGATATAATGGGGGTATGGTGGTCAATGTCATGGTTGCTGCGTTAAGTGCTTCCAT gtctCTTGGGGAAGCAAGTCCTTGCTTAAGTGCTTTTGCTTCGGGTAAAGCAGCAGCCTATAAAATGTTTCAAACAATTGAGAGAAAGCCTGAGATTGATGCTTATGATCCTACTGGAAAAACATTGGAAGATATTCATGGCGATATAGAGTTGAGGGATGTCTATTTCAGTTATCCGGCCAGACCCGAGGAGCTGATATTCAACGGATTCTCTCTGCATATTCCAAGTGGCACAACTGCGGCTTTAGTAGGACAAAGTGGAAGTGGGAAGTCCACAGTTATCAGTTTGATAGAAAGATTCTATGATCCACAGGCAGGTGAAGTTCTTATTGATGGCATTAACATTAGAGAATTTCAGGTTAGATGGATCAGAGGAAAAGTTGGCCTTGTCAGCCAGGAGCCAGTGTTGTTTGCATGTAGCATCAAGGATAACATTGCTTATGGAAAGGAGGGAGCAACAATTGAAGAGATTAAAGTTGCAACTGAACTTGCAAATGCTGCTAATTTCATTGATAAACTGCCACAG GGATTGGAAACAATGGTTGGTGAGCATGGAACACAACTATCTGGTGGACAGAAGCAACGCATTGCCATTGCAAGAGCTATCCTAAAAGATCCAAGGATTTTGCTTCTAGATGAAGCCACAAGTGCACTTGATGCAGAATCTGAAAGAATAGTGCAAGAGGCCCTAGACAGGATCATGATCAACAGAACTACTGTTATTGTAGCTCATCGCCTAAGCACGGTGAGAAATGCAGACATGATTGCTGTAATTCATACAGGGAAAATGGTTGAGAAAG GAACACATGTTGAATTAGTCAAGGACCCCGAAGGAGCTTACTCTCAGCTTATACGTTTACAAGAGATAAGAGAGGATGATTCATTAAAGAATGCAGACAATCAAAACAAGTCTGAACTCTCAAAAAGTAAAAGGTGGTCATTTCAAAGATCAGAATCATCTGCTGGTAGCAGTAGCCGCCACTCGACTTCCTTCGGCTTATCTACAGGAGCTAATATCCTTGACCCTAAAGTTGAAACTCCAAGAGAAGAGGATGTACCATCACAAGAGGTTCCACTATGGTGGCTTTTTTCCCTTAACAAACCAGAGATTCCAGTGCTTCTTATGGGATCTATAACTGCCACAGCAAATGGTGCTATATGGCCAGTGTTTGGTTTGTTGCTTTCTAGTGCCATCAAAACATTTTATGAACCATTCAATGAGTTAAAAAAGGACTCAAGGTTTTGGGCACTAATGTTTATGACCCTTGGACTTGCATCTTTAATTGCTCTTATAGCAAGAGGATACTTTTTCTCTGTGGCTGGCCATAAGCTAATCCAGCGAATTAGGTTGCTATGTTTTGAGAAGGTGATCAACATGGAGGTTTCATGGTTTGATGAGGCTGATCATTCGAGTGGCGCAATCGGTTCAAGGCTCTCGACGGATGCTACATCTGTTCGCGCCCTTGTTGGGGATGCATTAGGACTACTAGTTCAAAATATTGCAACAGCATGTACAGGCTTGATCATTGCTTTTGTTGCAAGCTGGCAATTGGCGTTGATCATTGTTGTCATAGCCCCTCTTGTTGGACTGAATGGATATGTTCAAATGAAGTTCTTGAAAGGCTTCAGTTCAGATGCAAAG CGGATGTATGAGGAAGCGAGCCAGGTTGCTAACGATGCAGTTGGAAGCATAAGAACAGTGGCATCTTTCTGCGCTGAAGAGAAAGTtatggaattctataagaagaaatGTGAAGGTCCAAGGAAAACAGGAATAAGGCAAGGCTTGATCAGTGGAATAGGATTCGGGGTTTCATTTTTTCTTCTCTATTGTGTCTATGCAACCTGTTTCTATGCTGGAGCTAGATTTGTGAAGGATGGCAAGGCATCATTCTCAGATGTTTTAAGG GTTTTCTTTGCTTTAACTATGGCAGCTAACGCAATTTCCCAATCAAGCTCACTTGCACCTGATTCTAGCAAAGCCAAGTCAGCTGCTGCTTCCATATTTGGACTTCTTGATATGAAGTCGAAGATAGATCCAAGTGATGAGTCTGGTACAACACTGGAAAATGTACATGGTGAAATCAAGTTTCGCCATGTAGGCTTTAAGTATCCATCTAGACCGGATATACAGATTTTTCGAGACCTAAGTTTGACCATCCATTCTGGCAAA ACAGTGGCCCTTGTTGGTGAGAGTGGAAGCGGGAAATCCACAGTGATTGCTTTGTTACAAAGATTCTATGATCCAGATTTTGGTCAAATCACACTTGATGGGATAGAAATTCAGAAGTTGCAGCTCAAGTGGTTGAGGCAGCAGATAGGACTTGTAGGTCAAGAGCCAGTATTATTCAATGACACCATTCGTGCCAACATTGCATATGGTAAAGGAGGCAATGCAACTGAAGCAGAAGTCATACAAGTAGCAGAACTGGCCAATGCTCATGGCTTTATTAGTGCCTTACAACAG GGTTATGATACTGTGGTGGGAGAGAGGGGAATACAGTTATCTGGTGGGCAGAAGCAACGTGTAGCCATTGCACGTGCTATAATAAAGAGTCCAAAGATATTGCTACTTGATGAGGCCACAAGTGCATTGGATGCAGAGTCGGAGAGAGTTGTTCAAGATGCATTAGACAAAGTGATTGTGAATAGAACCACTGTGGTTGTGGCACATCGTCTATCCACAATTAAAAATGCAGATGTCATTGCTGTAGTTAAAGATGGAGTTATTGTGGAAAAAGGAAGACATGAGACCCTCATTAGCATGGAGGATGGTTTTTATGCTTCCTTGGTCCAACTTCATTATAGTGCGTCAACAGCATGA